The proteins below are encoded in one region of Legionella antarctica:
- the tnpC gene encoding IS66 family transposase — protein sequence MISSKDQSLLMPLQEEINQLKKEALEWKQKYFNMLEQFKLAQQRKYSPSSEHNILQGELQFDEAESIEVTELPQEDNTITVTYTRKKPVRRPLPPELPRETIEHDIAEEEKLCACGCMKQRIGEEVTEQLEFVPAKLTVIAHVRPKYACNRCDEGVSIAPMPQLFLPKSIATPSLVAHAIISKYQDHLPLYRQEHIWKRMGIEMARNTVCGWIMAASEVCSPMRNALIKELVASNYLQADETPLQVMDEPNRKNTSKSYMWVYQNHKPDKKIIVFDYRETRQAQWPKELLKEFKGYLQTDGYVGYDWVDDHPDIIHLGCFAHARRPFAELVKLAKTTGKSHQAVAYIQKLYAIEKIARDGNYTAEQRYQIRLEQSKPILDALKTWLDQSLKNAVPKSKLGDALVYMSQRWKELTAYLLDGMLEIDNNAIENIIRPFALGRKNWLMSGSPRGAHAGALFYSLIATAKSNGLNPFDYLKVLFEKIRFCKTAEDFTNLLPFNLKMN from the coding sequence ATGATTTCCTCAAAAGACCAATCACTTTTAATGCCTTTGCAGGAAGAAATTAATCAATTAAAAAAAGAAGCTCTGGAATGGAAGCAAAAGTATTTTAATATGCTAGAGCAATTCAAACTGGCTCAACAGCGTAAATACTCTCCCTCATCTGAACACAATATTCTGCAAGGCGAGTTGCAATTTGATGAAGCAGAAAGCATAGAGGTCACAGAGCTGCCGCAAGAAGATAATACAATTACGGTCACCTATACTCGCAAAAAACCAGTACGACGCCCATTACCTCCAGAGTTACCCCGTGAAACCATTGAGCATGACATTGCAGAAGAAGAAAAACTGTGTGCTTGCGGCTGTATGAAGCAACGTATTGGCGAAGAGGTCACGGAACAGCTAGAGTTTGTTCCTGCAAAGCTGACGGTCATTGCCCATGTGCGACCCAAATATGCATGTAATCGTTGTGATGAAGGGGTAAGCATTGCCCCTATGCCGCAATTATTCCTTCCTAAAAGCATTGCCACACCAAGCCTTGTAGCTCATGCCATTATTAGTAAATACCAAGACCACCTCCCTTTATACCGTCAAGAGCACATCTGGAAACGAATGGGCATTGAGATGGCTCGCAATACAGTATGTGGATGGATAATGGCAGCATCTGAGGTATGTAGCCCAATGAGGAACGCTCTAATCAAAGAGCTGGTTGCATCAAACTACCTTCAGGCCGATGAAACACCACTTCAGGTGATGGATGAGCCTAATCGAAAAAATACATCCAAGAGCTATATGTGGGTATACCAGAATCACAAACCGGATAAAAAAATCATTGTGTTTGATTATCGTGAAACCCGACAAGCCCAATGGCCTAAAGAACTACTTAAAGAGTTTAAAGGCTATTTACAAACAGATGGGTATGTTGGTTATGACTGGGTTGATGACCATCCTGATATTATTCATTTGGGATGTTTTGCACATGCCAGACGTCCTTTTGCTGAGCTTGTCAAACTGGCTAAAACCACAGGTAAATCACATCAGGCCGTGGCGTATATTCAAAAGCTCTATGCCATTGAAAAAATTGCTCGGGATGGGAACTATACGGCAGAACAACGCTATCAGATAAGGCTCGAACAATCAAAACCCATTCTTGACGCTTTAAAGACTTGGCTTGACCAATCCTTAAAAAATGCGGTACCCAAATCAAAGCTGGGTGATGCCTTAGTTTACATGTCTCAGCGATGGAAGGAGCTTACTGCTTATTTGCTTGATGGGATGCTCGAGATTGATAATAATGCCATTGAAAACATCATTAGGCCTTTTGCTCTGGGCAGAAAAAACTGGCTCATGTCTGGAAGCCCTAGAGGGGCTCATGCTGGGGCATTATTCTATAGCCTTATTGCAACAGCTAAGTCCAATGGCCTTAATCCTTTTGATTACCTCAAAGTCCTCTTCGAAAAAATCCGCTTCTGTAAAACCGCAGAAGACTTCACGAATCTTCTTCCTTTTAATCTCAAGATGAATTAA
- the tnpB gene encoding IS66 family insertion sequence element accessory protein TnpB (TnpB, as the term is used for proteins encoded by IS66 family insertion elements, is considered an accessory protein, since TnpC, encoded by a neighboring gene, is a DDE family transposase.), protein MLIPDDVQVHLYCGITDMRKSINTLAILVHEVFGMELSAGHLFLFRSRGGDKLKALYYEEQSFTLWYRRLEKGKFIFPRNTQGHIELTKEHLKWLMASNKFTFHQGGNPVIYRDFH, encoded by the coding sequence ATGTTAATTCCAGATGATGTTCAAGTGCATTTATATTGTGGAATAACTGATATGCGCAAATCCATTAATACTCTAGCCATTCTGGTGCATGAAGTTTTTGGAATGGAGCTTAGTGCAGGTCATTTATTTTTGTTTCGTAGCAGAGGAGGAGATAAGTTAAAAGCACTGTACTATGAAGAGCAGAGTTTTACCTTATGGTACCGCAGATTAGAGAAAGGGAAATTCATTTTCCCCCGCAATACCCAAGGTCATATTGAGCTGACAAAAGAGCACTTAAAATGGCTCATGGCCAGCAATAAATTCACCTTTCATCAAGGAGGAAACCCGGTGATTTACCGTGATTTTCATTGA
- the tnpA gene encoding IS66 family insertion sequence element accessory protein TnpA, giving the protein MTKRDEYWSDMVKSYEESGLAPGLFCRNKGISDSRLRFYRNKFKKESKAVTPAKEALFEPLIITPLPSAKAVFKLVIELPNKIRCELDAADHQHRLILLRELMTLC; this is encoded by the coding sequence ATGACAAAAAGAGATGAGTACTGGAGTGACATGGTTAAATCCTATGAGGAAAGTGGTTTAGCACCAGGATTATTTTGCCGTAATAAAGGAATATCAGACTCCAGGCTCAGATTTTATCGCAATAAATTCAAGAAAGAGTCTAAAGCAGTTACCCCAGCCAAAGAGGCTTTATTTGAGCCACTTATTATTACTCCATTACCTTCTGCTAAGGCAGTGTTTAAATTAGTTATTGAACTCCCTAATAAAATACGCTGTGAACTTGATGCAGCTGACCATCAACACCGACTGATATTATTAAGGGAGTTGATGACCTTATGTTAA
- a CDS encoding transposase — MSKKRAYYTAAKKAKITLAAIEGKLTQAQITSEYGVHATQVKTWKQSAIKAINDLFSGANEKEAKSQEQLVEALYQEIGRLQAQLSWLKKKHEL, encoded by the coding sequence ATGTCTAAAAAGCGAGCTTATTATACGGCGGCCAAGAAGGCAAAAATAACGCTAGCTGCGATTGAGGGGAAACTCACACAAGCGCAAATTACCAGTGAATACGGTGTTCACGCAACGCAGGTAAAAACTTGGAAGCAATCGGCCATCAAAGCCATTAACGATTTATTCTCTGGGGCTAATGAAAAAGAAGCCAAGTCCCAAGAGCAGCTTGTTGAGGCATTATATCAAGAAATTGGTCGACTTCAAGCGCAGCTATCTTGGCTAAAAAAAAAGCATGAACTTTAG
- a CDS encoding IS3 family transposase, whose protein sequence is MNFSLDEKRVMIDPLAELTIREQCLLLDLPVSSYYYSAKPISVEDEALMALLDEHYLQYPCEGKIKRARWLSKEVGYPVGKRRVKKLMEMMGLSTVYPKPNTSVPNKEHEVFPYLLKEVDITKPNQVWAADITYIRMKGKHVYLVAIMDWYSRYVIGWAISPTMEAEFCIEALRNALLHSRCEIFNTDQGSQFTSKDWINTLKSHHISISMDGRGRYLDNIFIERLWRSVKQEKIYRYDFDTIEEVELALTEYFEYYNNRRLHQSFNYLTPAEVYYGRKRP, encoded by the coding sequence ATGAACTTTAGTCTGGATGAAAAGCGCGTCATGATTGATCCTCTTGCCGAGCTCACCATTCGTGAACAATGCTTGCTATTAGACTTGCCTGTTTCAAGTTATTATTATAGTGCCAAGCCCATTTCTGTCGAAGATGAAGCGCTTATGGCGCTACTTGATGAGCACTATCTGCAGTATCCATGTGAAGGTAAAATTAAGCGGGCAAGATGGCTGTCAAAAGAAGTAGGCTATCCTGTTGGTAAACGTCGAGTAAAAAAGTTGATGGAAATGATGGGGTTATCGACTGTTTACCCAAAGCCAAATACAAGCGTTCCCAATAAGGAGCATGAGGTGTTCCCTTATTTATTAAAAGAGGTGGATATCACCAAACCAAATCAGGTTTGGGCCGCAGATATCACCTACATCCGCATGAAAGGAAAGCATGTGTATTTAGTAGCTATTATGGACTGGTATAGTCGTTATGTGATTGGATGGGCTATTTCACCTACTATGGAGGCTGAATTTTGTATTGAGGCGCTTAGAAACGCTTTGCTGCATTCGCGTTGTGAGATCTTTAACACGGATCAGGGTTCTCAATTTACCTCAAAAGATTGGATAAATACGCTAAAATCTCACCACATTTCTATCAGCATGGATGGGCGAGGACGTTATTTAGATAATATATTTATCGAGCGATTGTGGCGTAGTGTTAAGCAAGAAAAAATCTACCGGTATGATTTTGATACAATTGAAGAGGTTGAGCTGGCCTTAACGGAGTATTTTGAGTATTATAATAACCGAAGGCTTCACCAGTCCTTTAATTATTTAACGCCCGCAGAGGTGTATTATGGCCGGAAAAGACCATAA
- a CDS encoding nuclear transport factor 2 family protein, with product MYTEKLKEMFNKMVISKNASLIPGYYHKEFLLYTNDLVTNYDDFVTSHQKYYATEIQYQVEYDDETFLEQGEKLAGRVFITTNRPNESPKRIEVILIAQYKDEKIFRLWELTYPDWSKLPAFQ from the coding sequence ATGTATACAGAAAAACTAAAAGAAATGTTCAACAAAATGGTTATTTCCAAAAACGCCTCATTGATACCAGGCTACTATCATAAAGAATTTCTTTTATATACTAATGATCTGGTTACCAATTACGATGATTTTGTAACGTCCCATCAAAAATATTACGCAACGGAAATTCAATATCAAGTTGAGTATGATGATGAGACCTTTCTCGAACAAGGTGAAAAATTAGCCGGGCGCGTATTTATTACCACGAACAGACCCAATGAGTCTCCCAAACGGATTGAAGTTATTTTAATCGCTCAATATAAGGATGAAAAAATTTTCAGGTTGTGGGAGTTAACTTATCCCGACTGGTCAAAACTTCCAGCTTTTCAATAG
- a CDS encoding GNAT family N-acetyltransferase, whose amino-acid sequence MTLPHQLHLKEINQQDEKRFIQTMKKSHDFHQPFTTSPQTKEAFHTHFLRSQQDNQRCYLILNQENHIVGVFNINEIVRGFFQSGYLGYYASVDFAGKGLMSLGLKLVLKEIFTELKLHRIEANIQPNNTPSIQLVTRNGFIKEGFSPRYLKINNIWCDHIRYALTYEDWVNTQ is encoded by the coding sequence ATGACTTTACCCCATCAATTACATTTAAAAGAAATCAACCAGCAAGATGAAAAACGCTTCATCCAAACAATGAAGAAAAGTCATGACTTTCATCAACCGTTTACCACTTCTCCCCAAACCAAGGAAGCATTTCATACTCATTTTTTAAGATCGCAACAGGATAATCAAAGGTGCTACTTAATACTCAATCAGGAAAATCATATCGTGGGCGTATTTAACATTAACGAAATTGTTCGTGGATTTTTTCAAAGTGGGTATCTTGGTTATTATGCATCGGTAGATTTTGCTGGTAAAGGATTAATGAGCTTGGGCCTTAAGCTGGTTTTGAAAGAAATCTTTACCGAATTAAAATTGCATCGTATTGAGGCAAATATTCAGCCAAACAATACGCCCTCCATTCAATTAGTTACCCGAAATGGTTTTATCAAAGAAGGGTTCTCGCCACGATACTTAAAGATAAATAACATTTGGTGTGACCATATTCGCTACGCTTTAACTTATGAAGATTGGGTAAACACACAGTAG
- a CDS encoding glycosyltransferase family 87 protein has protein sequence MITCQYNTDFTSFYSSALAARQGHNPYQAMITSFLPVEKESYINLNPPIILLLFYPLTFFSYPVALNIWLTLSIIFGLIGAWFTFNIVFSQYFVKKNWMSLYTAYLFLFSTLICLSANQVGTLLLLCLMLGYHFHLKNNDYPAGIIWGFIIGLKLFPGLLFFYILRQNRNKLFAIMLVTIVLCFLIPLLVYGGAIYSQFYHAMTGIEWYENPWNGSVLAFIHRVFAELHYIDWTIPTYIIILFLALIGYLWSLSPNDTQDNINHQPFCLTLVMMLVLSPLGWIYYFPILLFPIMLLWTSIMKEHEQMSQSAKLWLTSLFLLNFPTAGLTTMQVARYDDKTQLIPFYFFGLVTLIYLLTVKKKYLPGNNELTVDDNKDSFMFITFLIMAFSFIVPGTGFLLRLSRACIY, from the coding sequence ATGATCACCTGCCAATACAACACTGATTTTACCTCCTTCTATTCCTCAGCATTAGCGGCAAGACAAGGCCATAACCCTTATCAGGCCATGATAACAAGCTTTCTTCCCGTGGAGAAGGAAAGCTATATTAATCTAAATCCGCCCATTATCTTATTATTATTTTATCCTTTGACTTTTTTTTCCTACCCAGTTGCTCTTAATATTTGGTTAACACTCTCTATTATCTTCGGCTTAATTGGCGCCTGGTTTACTTTTAATATTGTTTTCTCTCAATATTTTGTTAAGAAAAACTGGATGAGTCTTTATACGGCCTATCTATTTTTATTTTCAACTCTAATCTGCTTATCAGCCAATCAGGTAGGAACCCTGTTATTACTTTGCCTGATGCTAGGGTACCATTTTCACCTTAAGAATAATGATTATCCAGCAGGTATTATTTGGGGATTTATTATTGGATTAAAATTGTTTCCCGGGTTGTTATTTTTTTATATATTAAGACAAAATCGAAATAAATTGTTTGCAATAATGCTGGTAACCATTGTTCTGTGTTTTCTTATCCCACTGCTTGTTTATGGTGGGGCGATTTACAGCCAGTTTTACCACGCGATGACAGGTATTGAATGGTACGAAAATCCCTGGAATGGCTCTGTATTAGCCTTTATACATCGTGTATTTGCCGAGCTACACTATATTGATTGGACTATTCCCACCTATATTATTATCCTGTTTCTTGCTCTAATAGGCTACTTATGGAGTCTTAGCCCCAATGATACGCAAGATAATATAAACCACCAGCCGTTCTGTTTAACGCTCGTAATGATGCTTGTACTTAGTCCTCTGGGCTGGATTTATTACTTTCCGATATTACTTTTTCCTATCATGTTATTATGGACAAGTATAATGAAGGAGCATGAGCAGATGTCACAGTCAGCGAAACTATGGCTCACAAGCTTGTTTTTGCTTAATTTCCCCACAGCGGGTCTCACGACCATGCAAGTTGCACGCTATGATGATAAAACCCAATTGATTCCATTTTACTTTTTTGGCTTGGTCACTTTAATTTACCTGCTAACCGTCAAAAAAAAATACCTGCCGGGTAACAATGAACTAACTGTGGATGATAACAAAGACTCATTCATGTTTATTACATTCCTTATTATGGCCTTTAGCTTTATAGTACCGGGTACAGGTTTCTTACTGCGTCTGTCCAGAGCCTGTATTTATTAA
- a CDS encoding nitroreductase family protein, whose amino-acid sequence MKSSPIENEKKTVDIMDAIYNRRAVRNYLPTEVSSDLIHILLDAAMQAPTALHEEPRAFAVIQQKELLNRLSASCKVELHNQTDKLASEQRKRILGVVEKKDYNVFYNASTLIVIYSTYTGPFVTAECWLAAENLMLTAYAKGLGSCVIGFSLPALNLPEWKQELGIPDDMIAQASVIIGWPAEKTLAPEHQSPTILSWK is encoded by the coding sequence ATGAAAAGCTCACCCATTGAAAATGAAAAAAAAACAGTGGATATAATGGATGCTATATATAACCGTCGAGCAGTTCGTAACTATCTTCCCACCGAAGTAAGCTCAGATCTAATTCATATTTTGTTAGATGCCGCCATGCAAGCACCTACGGCCTTGCATGAAGAACCAAGGGCATTTGCAGTGATTCAACAGAAAGAATTGTTAAATCGTCTGTCAGCCAGTTGTAAAGTTGAACTGCATAATCAAACAGATAAACTCGCATCAGAACAGAGAAAACGGATACTGGGAGTAGTAGAAAAAAAAGACTATAATGTTTTTTATAATGCGAGCACATTAATTGTTATCTACAGTACTTATACTGGTCCATTTGTTACTGCCGAATGTTGGCTTGCTGCTGAAAATTTAATGCTTACTGCTTATGCGAAAGGACTTGGTTCTTGTGTGATTGGTTTTTCTCTCCCCGCCTTAAATTTGCCTGAGTGGAAACAAGAATTAGGTATTCCTGATGACATGATTGCTCAGGCATCTGTTATTATAGGATGGCCTGCAGAAAAAACATTAGCGCCAGAGCATCAATCACCAACCATTCTTTCCTGGAAATAA
- a CDS encoding universal stress protein, with product MTYKNIMLAIDGSNVSNAAVEEINRLTKGKRIHLRVVHVVDEKMVYCGGPGFDHSLIINSLKEEGAEVLESAVKIIEKQSAIKVEKFLLELKVFRETIADMIVAEAADWPADLLVIGSHGRRGFSHFFLGSVAEQVVRNATIPVLIVRSSNELKQ from the coding sequence ATGACCTATAAGAATATTATGCTGGCAATTGATGGGAGTAATGTATCAAACGCAGCGGTGGAAGAAATAAACAGGCTTACAAAAGGCAAACGTATACATTTGCGTGTTGTTCACGTAGTCGATGAAAAGATGGTCTATTGTGGCGGGCCAGGTTTTGATCATTCTCTAATAATCAATAGCTTAAAAGAAGAGGGAGCAGAGGTTCTGGAGAGTGCGGTAAAAATAATTGAAAAACAGAGCGCCATAAAGGTTGAGAAGTTTCTCCTTGAGCTTAAAGTGTTCCGGGAAACGATTGCAGACATGATTGTTGCGGAAGCAGCAGACTGGCCGGCTGACTTACTGGTTATTGGTTCGCATGGTAGAAGAGGCTTTAGTCACTTTTTTTTAGGTAGTGTAGCTGAGCAGGTTGTTCGCAATGCTACCATTCCGGTGTTGATTGTTAGAAGTTCCAATGAGTTAAAACAGTAA
- a CDS encoding Dabb family protein: protein MIKHIVLLKFKANVTPHQINYVFHQLGHLKSLIPSINHFSFGENCSPEDLNKGFTHAFMMEFNDIEGRDTYLNHPEHIRIAQDVIVPLLENGLESALTLDYKAQTH, encoded by the coding sequence ATGATCAAACACATTGTCCTATTAAAATTTAAAGCAAATGTAACCCCGCATCAAATTAATTACGTATTTCATCAGCTAGGTCATTTAAAGTCATTAATTCCTTCAATAAACCATTTTTCTTTTGGAGAAAACTGCAGCCCCGAAGATTTAAATAAAGGATTTACCCATGCATTTATGATGGAATTCAATGATATCGAAGGAAGAGATACATATTTGAATCATCCGGAACATATAAGAATTGCACAAGATGTTATTGTACCCCTACTTGAAAATGGCTTGGAATCGGCTTTAACTCTTGATTATAAAGCTCAAACTCACTAG
- the lapA gene encoding aminopeptidase LapA, with the protein MLEYLTWITAGISLASNFIFGIIQPTHEQLKVPQCLAVHITVGHEVLAENTQFKIIDVPDSEVKQLMLLADQVQCGNIVHVSNQLTTAKKQSAQSLLQNKVAATTGNNNRYIMKHQDEVNTALKAIVADNIWQTLNHLTAYTNRSATKDTGVAAAHWLKEQFEAMSIEYGRTDTKTFFVKTGWYNQPSVVSVIGKDIQAPGIVIGAHMDTLDGRMPGADEGSGAAAILETARVLLASESELKHPIYIIWYAARNRDLAGSHYVVSYFDDHSIRVKEVLQLDQTGYRVHGDPTMWVFTDHANKDLSDYISQLITTYIRVPVNYSRCGAGCSDHVSWNEENIPAAFSGESIFENFNPNIGTPSDTVDLLNLEHITNFSKLALAFAIELASR; encoded by the coding sequence ATGCTTGAATATCTAACATGGATTACCGCCGGTATATCCCTGGCAAGTAACTTTATTTTTGGAATTATCCAACCTACTCATGAACAATTGAAAGTACCACAATGCCTTGCGGTACATATTACTGTCGGTCATGAGGTCTTAGCAGAAAACACTCAGTTCAAAATTATTGATGTACCTGATAGTGAAGTGAAGCAACTTATGCTCTTAGCAGATCAAGTTCAATGCGGTAATATCGTTCATGTCAGTAATCAATTAACGACTGCAAAAAAACAATCAGCACAGAGCCTGTTACAAAATAAAGTAGCAGCAACAACCGGAAATAACAACCGCTACATAATGAAACACCAAGATGAAGTAAATACTGCTTTGAAAGCCATCGTAGCTGACAATATATGGCAAACATTAAACCATTTAACAGCCTATACAAATCGTTCTGCAACCAAAGATACGGGGGTTGCTGCTGCACATTGGTTAAAAGAACAATTTGAAGCCATGTCCATTGAATATGGTCGTACCGATACTAAAACATTTTTTGTAAAAACGGGCTGGTATAATCAACCTTCAGTAGTAAGCGTAATTGGTAAAGACATTCAAGCTCCTGGTATTGTGATCGGCGCTCATATGGATACTCTTGATGGTCGTATGCCTGGGGCTGACGAGGGAAGTGGCGCAGCAGCAATTTTGGAAACAGCACGTGTTTTATTAGCGTCTGAATCAGAGTTGAAGCACCCGATTTATATTATTTGGTATGCTGCAAGAAACCGGGATTTGGCTGGGTCGCACTATGTAGTAAGCTATTTTGATGACCACTCCATCCGGGTTAAAGAAGTACTTCAACTGGACCAAACAGGTTACCGTGTTCATGGCGATCCGACTATGTGGGTGTTTACTGATCATGCCAACAAAGATTTAAGTGACTATATCTCCCAACTAATTACGACTTATATTCGTGTACCTGTTAATTATTCACGTTGTGGTGCTGGTTGCAGTGATCATGTTTCATGGAATGAAGAGAACATCCCCGCGGCCTTCTCAGGTGAATCCATCTTTGAAAACTTTAACCCCAACATTGGTACTCCATCAGATACTGTAGATTTATTGAACCTGGAACACATCACTAATTTTTCCAAATTAGCTTTAGCGTTTGCGATAGAGTTAGCTTCCCGGTAA
- a CDS encoding VWA domain-containing protein has protein sequence MKHLINNSLRTKNMIELLQAMGINLENTGVSCKDERVVFKATTEIENLAAKLQELLQKDAVKPALSRMTFAELISDDIIQATCNETSAEVHKQSCLSLFKLFQNAVYTLDQEQEYLEIMLPSPVYEPLFNLLTYKYIIIEDGKIRFSIKEYLKEHKEEHILIEGESPLLFIHADVFESQKVFYAQKHLSDGKVEVTPYFFVPNAITPPEYHFVLDTSASMNEQDVRMGEKRLTILKKCVLQFAEALFAFQPDAVIKITRFNTETHEVGRYRKADLENLTCDINTLNASGMTRLYATVAEQLASLQKSSQHNNILLFTDGTNTVGNDREQEEALERTVRSLESGTRLIPARNKLFIISYSAKQPEVLYRVAGVFGSLVINTNSSDFMDALSEKDQLQEWAAARELFTCRLEFAGSSNSDTQTEEYVRSYDMSGQFTALEPKYCNSDETLHLTIKDGNGKTLLDETRSFVQMPGVVMEEHAPPVGTPVLPGSAKRVKSLGVFSHNDGAVSTTDNPVQAKTSLETATL, from the coding sequence ATGAAGCATCTTATTAATAACTCCTTGCGCACTAAAAACATGATTGAATTGTTACAAGCTATGGGCATCAATTTAGAGAATACAGGGGTCAGTTGTAAAGATGAGCGAGTTGTTTTTAAAGCCACTACAGAGATAGAGAATTTAGCAGCCAAGTTACAGGAACTCTTGCAAAAGGATGCAGTAAAACCAGCGTTAAGTCGGATGACCTTTGCCGAGTTAATTTCAGACGACATTATTCAAGCAACCTGCAATGAAACCAGTGCCGAAGTCCATAAGCAATCTTGCCTGTCGCTTTTTAAACTCTTCCAGAACGCAGTTTATACCCTTGATCAAGAACAGGAATACCTGGAAATCATGCTTCCGTCTCCTGTTTATGAACCACTTTTCAATTTATTGACTTATAAATACATAATAATAGAAGACGGAAAAATAAGATTTAGCATCAAAGAGTACCTCAAAGAACACAAGGAAGAACACATTTTAATTGAGGGGGAATCACCCCTACTCTTCATCCATGCAGATGTCTTTGAAAGCCAAAAAGTCTTTTATGCGCAAAAGCACCTCAGTGACGGTAAAGTCGAAGTAACACCCTACTTCTTTGTTCCTAATGCGATCACCCCGCCCGAATATCATTTTGTTTTGGACACCAGCGCCAGTATGAATGAACAGGATGTTCGTATGGGGGAAAAGCGTTTGACAATATTAAAAAAATGCGTGCTCCAGTTTGCAGAGGCTTTGTTCGCCTTTCAACCAGATGCTGTGATCAAAATTACCCGGTTTAACACTGAGACTCACGAGGTTGGTCGTTACCGTAAGGCTGATTTAGAGAATTTAACATGCGATATTAACACATTAAACGCAAGTGGAATGACGCGTCTCTATGCAACTGTCGCTGAACAATTGGCATCGCTGCAGAAATCCAGTCAACATAATAACATTTTACTATTCACTGATGGGACAAATACCGTTGGGAATGATCGCGAGCAGGAAGAAGCATTGGAGAGAACAGTTCGATCTTTAGAGAGTGGTACACGTTTAATTCCTGCCCGCAACAAATTATTTATCATAAGTTATAGTGCTAAACAACCCGAAGTGTTATACAGGGTAGCTGGGGTATTCGGCTCACTGGTTATTAATACCAACAGTTCAGATTTTATGGATGCTTTATCAGAAAAAGACCAGTTGCAGGAATGGGCTGCAGCCAGAGAACTGTTTACTTGCCGTCTGGAATTTGCTGGTAGCTCCAACTCTGATACCCAAACAGAGGAATACGTGCGTTCTTATGATATGTCCGGACAATTTACTGCTTTGGAGCCTAAGTATTGTAATAGCGATGAAACTCTGCATTTAACCATTAAAGATGGTAACGGCAAAACCTTGCTTGATGAAACACGCTCATTTGTTCAAATGCCGGGAGTGGTTATGGAAGAACATGCTCCGCCTGTAGGTACCCCAGTTCTTCCTGGCAGTGCAAAAAGAGTGAAAAGTTTGGGGGTATTCTCCCATAACGATGGAGCTGTTTCGACAACAGATAATCCTGTTCAGGCCAAAACCAGTTTGGAAACTGCAACTCTTTGA
- a CDS encoding universal stress protein, with amino-acid sequence MIYKNIMIAVDGSDTSSLAMQEAIRLTKDQKGTLRIVYVVDERFVHDGEAVIDYDLLWEAARKDGQKIVNGMEDLARQAKIKFESQLIELRAFQGSIAERVNEATQTQPTDLLIIGTHGRRGFNRLFLGSVAESIARIATKPVLLVRGK; translated from the coding sequence ATGATATACAAAAATATTATGATAGCTGTTGATGGTAGCGATACATCTTCTTTAGCAATGCAAGAGGCCATTAGATTGACTAAAGACCAAAAGGGCACTTTGCGCATTGTATATGTTGTTGATGAACGATTTGTTCATGATGGAGAGGCTGTAATTGATTATGATCTTCTTTGGGAAGCAGCAAGAAAAGACGGACAAAAAATTGTAAATGGAATGGAGGATTTGGCTCGTCAAGCTAAAATTAAATTTGAAAGTCAGCTTATTGAACTTAGAGCATTTCAAGGCAGTATCGCTGAGAGAGTTAATGAGGCTACTCAAACTCAGCCTACTGACTTGTTGATTATTGGAACTCATGGTCGTCGTGGCTTTAATCGTTTATTTTTGGGTAGTGTGGCTGAGAGCATAGCAAGGATCGCCACAAAACCAGTGCTGCTTGTTCGCGGAAAATAA